The following proteins are co-located in the Rhodococcus opacus B4 genome:
- a CDS encoding DUF4185 domain-containing protein produces the protein MRIPDSTTTPAATFVKEVTGEATRRWGVHGTDLGCPVRLADGRVAFFFGDTFTSRGRSGTGWRSPVMLRSTTTDLRGGIEFDSAAGGRTAREILPNAHDVRESPDRESAGTEFTVVPADAVTIGDRTYLSVVSVHSWAAQAWPTNFTYLAWSDDGGEHWHRTRARWDNHGGSLDQLWTMERHDGYVYVVSSAFDRINPGGMILRRVPEARILEPGAYEDWGWDRGTGWAWGQPATPILPGPVGEMCLRQIDGTWVLAYFDPTAYAIVTRTARRIDGPWSEPTVQVAGGGWGAADGTWAQIYGGYIHPASTRDELHLLVSQWNTTTGDPYRVLQFTTPLDPPVTPRAPTPTTALPLRVPHRGNGIG, from the coding sequence GTGCGTATCCCGGACAGCACCACCACACCGGCAGCGACCTTCGTCAAGGAGGTCACCGGCGAGGCGACGCGGCGATGGGGTGTGCACGGCACCGACCTCGGCTGTCCGGTGCGCCTGGCCGACGGCCGGGTCGCGTTCTTCTTCGGTGACACGTTCACGTCCCGCGGCCGGAGCGGCACAGGGTGGCGCAGTCCCGTCATGTTGCGCTCCACCACAACCGATCTCCGCGGCGGCATCGAATTCGACTCCGCGGCAGGTGGCCGGACGGCGAGGGAGATCCTCCCGAACGCGCACGACGTCCGCGAATCACCCGACCGGGAATCGGCGGGCACCGAGTTCACCGTCGTTCCCGCGGACGCCGTCACGATCGGCGACCGGACCTATCTGTCCGTCGTCAGCGTGCACTCGTGGGCGGCACAGGCATGGCCGACGAACTTCACGTATCTCGCCTGGTCCGACGACGGCGGCGAGCACTGGCACCGGACCCGCGCACGCTGGGACAACCACGGCGGGTCGCTCGACCAACTGTGGACCATGGAACGGCACGACGGCTACGTCTACGTCGTCTCCAGCGCATTCGACCGCATCAATCCGGGCGGGATGATCCTGCGCCGGGTCCCCGAGGCGCGCATCCTCGAACCCGGGGCCTACGAAGACTGGGGCTGGGACCGCGGCACGGGCTGGGCCTGGGGACAGCCCGCGACCCCGATCCTGCCGGGCCCCGTCGGGGAGATGTGCCTGCGGCAGATCGACGGCACCTGGGTCCTGGCCTACTTCGACCCCACGGCGTACGCGATTGTCACCCGCACGGCGCGCCGCATCGACGGACCGTGGTCGGAACCGACGGTGCAGGTCGCCGGCGGCGGCTGGGGAGCCGCGGACGGCACGTGGGCGCAGATCTACGGCGGCTACATCCACCCGGCGTCCACGCGGGACGAACTGCATCTGCTTGTGTCGCAATGGAACACGACCACCGGGGATCCCTACCGCGTGCTGCAGTTCACCACCCCGCTGGACCCGCCCGTCACCCCACGAGCTCCGACTCCGACCACCGCCCTTCCCCTTCGAGTTCCACACCGCGGGAATGGAATTGGTTGA
- a CDS encoding ABC transporter ATP-binding protein/permease yields the protein MDWNNVVWDSSMWLLKAYVMTVVAFVVVVILLARFTKWGRQFWRFAAPYFNPRRSLKPLTILAVLLLSTVFAVRMTVLFSYWYNDFYDSIQNLDESAFWHFLRVFAILATVHVVRALVEYLIGQTLDIDWRTWLNHHLVDDWLDSRAYYRDRFLGDAIDNPDQRIQADITNFVTTSRSLSMGAVTAVLSIVSFTGILWDLSGPMTVFGVEISRAMIFLVYIYVLVTTVVAFWIGKPLIKLNFLNEKLGANFRYALIRVREYGESIAFYRGENVERRTLARRFADVIRNMWQIVFRTLKFSGWNLTVNQTAVIFPFLVQGPRLFTGQVSLGDVMQTSQAFGQVHDSLSFFRESYADFASFRATLIRLNGLANDNQHAAELPVLKTGKSGDDLQVEKLDVRIPTGETLIEGLALTVTPGQSLLVKGPSGSGKTTLLRTLADLWPYADGTVSRPSGEAIFLSQRPYLPLGSLRTALAYPKEPTASDDVVRGALSRVSLGNLGDRLDETADWTRILSPGEQQRLAFARVLIARPAVIFLDEATSAIDEGLEHTLYTLLRTELPDSIVVSVGHRSTLNQFHSRGVELEGEGRWSESELVG from the coding sequence GTGGACTGGAACAACGTCGTATGGGACAGCTCGATGTGGCTGCTCAAGGCCTACGTCATGACTGTCGTAGCGTTCGTCGTCGTGGTGATACTGCTCGCGCGTTTCACCAAATGGGGTAGGCAGTTCTGGCGCTTCGCCGCGCCGTACTTCAATCCGCGGCGCAGCCTCAAGCCGTTGACCATCCTGGCGGTGCTGCTGCTCTCGACGGTCTTCGCGGTGCGCATGACGGTGCTGTTCTCCTACTGGTACAACGACTTCTACGATTCGATCCAGAACCTGGACGAGTCGGCGTTCTGGCACTTCCTCCGCGTGTTCGCCATCCTGGCGACGGTCCACGTGGTGCGGGCCCTCGTCGAATACCTGATCGGGCAGACCCTCGACATCGACTGGCGGACCTGGCTCAACCACCATCTCGTCGACGATTGGCTCGACAGCCGCGCCTACTACCGCGACCGGTTCCTCGGCGACGCGATCGACAACCCGGATCAGCGCATCCAGGCCGACATCACCAACTTCGTGACCACGTCCCGCTCGCTGTCGATGGGCGCGGTGACCGCGGTGCTGTCGATCGTGTCGTTCACCGGAATCCTGTGGGACCTGTCCGGACCGATGACGGTGTTCGGCGTCGAGATCTCCCGGGCGATGATCTTCCTCGTCTACATCTACGTGCTGGTGACCACGGTGGTGGCGTTCTGGATCGGCAAGCCCCTCATCAAGCTGAACTTCCTCAACGAGAAACTCGGCGCCAACTTCCGTTACGCGCTGATCCGGGTGCGGGAGTACGGCGAGAGCATCGCGTTCTACCGCGGCGAGAACGTCGAGCGCCGCACCCTCGCCCGGCGGTTCGCGGACGTCATCCGGAACATGTGGCAGATCGTCTTCCGGACGTTGAAGTTCAGCGGCTGGAACCTCACCGTCAACCAGACGGCCGTGATCTTCCCGTTCCTCGTGCAGGGTCCGCGACTGTTCACCGGCCAGGTATCCCTCGGCGACGTGATGCAGACGTCGCAGGCCTTCGGTCAGGTCCACGATTCGCTGTCCTTCTTCCGTGAGTCGTATGCCGACTTCGCCAGCTTTCGCGCGACCCTCATCCGACTCAACGGTCTGGCCAACGACAACCAGCACGCCGCGGAACTTCCGGTCCTGAAGACCGGCAAGTCGGGCGACGATCTGCAGGTCGAGAAGCTGGACGTGCGCATCCCGACGGGGGAGACCCTCATCGAGGGCCTCGCGCTCACCGTGACCCCCGGGCAGTCGCTGCTGGTCAAGGGGCCGTCCGGCTCGGGCAAGACCACGTTGCTCCGGACCCTCGCGGACCTGTGGCCGTACGCCGACGGCACAGTGTCGCGGCCCTCGGGGGAGGCCATCTTCCTGTCCCAGCGGCCGTATCTGCCGCTGGGGTCGCTGCGCACCGCACTGGCCTACCCGAAGGAGCCGACGGCGTCCGACGACGTCGTGCGTGGTGCGCTGTCGAGGGTGTCGCTCGGCAACCTGGGCGATCGGCTCGACGAGACCGCCGATTGGACGCGGATCCTGTCACCGGGCGAGCAGCAGCGTCTCGCGTTCGCGCGGGTGCTGATCGCCCGTCCCGCAGTGATCTTCCTCGACGAGGCCACGTCGGCGATCGACGAGGGCCTCGAGCACACGCTCTACACCCTGCTCCGGACCGAACTCCCCGACAGCATCGTGGTGAGCGTGGGGCACCGCAGCACCCTCAACCAATTCCATTCCCGCGGTGTGGAACTCGAAGGGGAAGGGCGGTGGTCGGAGTCGGAGCTCGTGGGGTGA